The Agelaius phoeniceus isolate bAgePho1 chromosome 4, bAgePho1.hap1, whole genome shotgun sequence genome includes a region encoding these proteins:
- the PI4K2B gene encoding phosphatidylinositol 4-kinase type 2-beta produces the protein MAEPGAEEPDERLLLLVEPPPSPPQAEPPRRGSQSARAAPGGAVRQCGEPVLEEVEDSEESEESGPEGDGEDEPLLRASGSGRGRRAGAAWAKERRAAAGHTGHTADMNIFLDDPEFAEIVLRTEQAIECGVFPERISQGSSGSYFAKDPKGKIVGVFKPKSEEPYGHLNPKWTKYFHKICCPCCFGRGCLVPNQGYLSEAGAYLVDEKLGLGVVPKTKVVWLVSETFNYSAIDRAKSRGKKYALEKVPKVAKKFNRIGLPPKVGSFQLFVEGYKEADYWLRKFEADPLPENTRKEFQSQFERLVILDYVIRNTDRGNDNWLVRYEKQDDALDLSDKDSQWTTTKESIKIAAIDNGLAFPFKHPDEWRAYPFHWAWLPQAKVPFSQETRDLVLPRLSDMNFVQDLCEDLYELFKTDRGFDKATFENQMSVMRGQILNLTQALKDEKSPIQLVQMPRVIVERSSTGSQGRIVHLSNAFTQTFHSRKPFFSSW, from the exons aTGGCGGAGCCGGGCGCGGAGGAGCCCGACGAGCGGCTGCTGCTCCTCGTGGAGCCGCCGCCGTCGCCTCCTCAGGCGGAGCCGCCCCGGCGGGGGTCGCAGAGTGCGAGAGCCGCCCCCGGCGGGGCCGTGCGGCAGTGCGGGGAGCCGGTGCTCGAGGAGGTGGAGGACTCGGAGGAGTCGGAGGAATCGGGGCCCGAAGGTGATGGGGAGGACGAGCCTCTCCTGCGGGCGTcggggagcggccgcgggcggcgggcgggcgccGCCTGGGCCAAGGAGCGCCGAGCCGCCGCAG gtCATACAGGACATACTGCAGATATGAATATATTTTTAGATGATCCAGAATTTGCAGAAATTGTTCTGAGGACAGAACAAGCTATAGAGTgtggagtttttccagaaaGAATCTCTCAAGGATCCAGTGGGAGTTACTTTGCTAAGGATCCAAAAGGG AAAATTGTTGGAGTGTTCAAACCAAAATCTGAAGAGCCTTATGGACATCTAAATCCAAAATGGACcaaatattttcacaaaatATGTTGTCCTTGCTGCTTTGGCAGAGGCTGCCTCGTTCCAAATCAGGGATATCTCTCTGAAGCTGGTGCCTATCTTGTGGATGAGAAGCTGGGGCTTGGAGTTGTACCTAAAACTAAG GTTGTCTGGCTTGTCAGCGAGACCTTTAATTACAGTGCAATAGATCGTGCAAagtcaagaggaaaaaaatatgctttAGAGAAAGTGCCAAAAGTTGCTAAAAAATTTAATAGAATTGGACTACCTCCTAAG gTTGGCTCCTTCCAGCTGTTTGTTGAAGGATATAAGGAAGCTGACTACTGGCTCAGGAAGTTTGAAGCTGATCCTTTACCTGAGAACACAAGGAAAGAATTTCAGTCACAGTTTGAAAGATTGGTTATCTTGGATTATGTCATCAGAAATACAG ACAGAGGTAACGACAACTGGTTAGTCAGGTATGAAAAACAAGATGATGCACTTGATCTGTCAGATAAG GATAGCCAATGGACTACAACTAAAGAATCTATTAAAATTGCTGCAATTGACAACGGTTTAGCATTTCCTTTTAAGCATCCTGATGAGTGGAGGGCAT ATCCCTTTCACTGGGCTTGGCTTCCTCAAGCAAAAGTTCCTTTCTCTCAGGAGACCAGAGACCTGGTTCTTCCTCGCCTTTCTGATATGAACTTTGTACAGGACCTTTGTGAAGACCTTTATGAGCTATTTAAG ACTGACAGAGGATTTGACAAGGCTACTTTTGAAAACCAGATGTCTGTTATGAGGGGGCAG ATACTAAACCTTACTCAGGCATTAAAGGATGAAAAGAGTCCCATTCAGCTTGTTCAGATGCCACGTGTGATTGTAGAGCGAAGTAGCACTGGAAGTCAGGGCCGAATTGTTCATCTGAGTAATGCTTTCACACAGACCTTTCACAGCAggaagcctttcttttcctcctggtAG
- the ZCCHC4 gene encoding rRNA N(6)-adenosine-methyltransferase ZCCHC4 isoform X2: MAAAAGPERPRPAALALLGPAPGAPCCPHGPALLFVKTSQGKEEGRRFYACSACRDRKDCNFFQWEDEKVSEARLAAREEYNRSQQPCFTHRQNVDRYKNFVLLPLSKRRFCQECQQLLLPAEWKKHSDHQLLCDITTAQLKNPSQLLYPLENKKTNAQYLFTDRSCQFLLNLLIDLGFRRVLSVGTPRLHEMIQSKASQEEEFNVRGLLLDIDFRYSQFYTEDEFCHYNMFNHHFFGGEAARETCRKFLCEENGERVIMVADPPFGGLVEALASSFKKLMAMWSETEKEGHDNREMPMFWIFPYFFESRILDFFPSFSMMDYQVDYDNHALYKHGKTGRRQSPVRIFTNLTPSMIVLPEEEGYRMADDGNIVFFAKNV, from the exons atggcggcggcggcgggcccgGAGCGGCCGCGGCCCGCAGCGCTCGCCCTGCTCGGGCCGGCGCCCGGCGCGCCCTGCTGCCCTCACG GTCCTGCACTTCTGTTTGTGAAGACCAGCcaaggaaaagaggaaggaagaagattCTATGCTTGTTCGGCTTGTAGGGATAGAAAGGATTGTAACTTTTTCCAGTGGGAAGATGAGAAG GTGTCAGAAGCTAGACTTGCAGCACGTGAAGAATATAATAGAAGTCAGCAGCCTTGTTTTACACACAGACAGAATGTGGACAG GTACAAGAATTTTGTTCTGTTGCCATTATCAAAGAGGAGGTTTTGCCAGGAATGCCAGCAATTGCTTTTGCCAGCAGAATGGAAAAAACATTCAGATCACCAGCTCCTGTGTGATATCACCACTGCCCAGCTGAAAAATCCAAGTCAGCTTCTGTATCCGCTGGAGAATAAAAAAACAAATGCACAGTATTTATTTACAGACAGAAGTTGCCAGTTCCTACTGAATCTCCTTATAGATTTAGGATTCAGACGAGTCCTCTCTGTTGGAACACCCAG GCTTCATGAAATGATCCAGTCAAAAGCATCACAAGAAGAAGAATTCAATGTTAGAGGCCTTCTGCTAGATATTGATTTCAG GTATTCACAATTTTACACAGAGGATGAATTTTGCCACTACAACATGTTCAATCATCATTTTTTTGGTGGAGAG GCTGCACGTGAAACTTGCAGGAAATTCTTGTGTGAAGAGAATGGTGAAAGAGTCATTATGGTAGCTGATCCCCCATTTGGAGGTTTAGTGGAAGCACTGGCTTCTAGTTTTAAAAAACTGATGGCAATGTGGAGTGAGACAGAAAAAGAAG GTCATGACAACAGAGAGATGCCCATGTTCTGGATATTTCCATACTTCTTTGAGTCTCGcattcttgactttttcccgaGCTTCAGTATGATGGATTACCAG gtAGACTATGATAATCATGCACTGTATAAACATGGCAAGACAGGTCGTAGACAGTCTCCTGTCCGTATTTTCACAAACCTTACCCCCAGTATGATTGTGCTTCCTGAAGAAGAGGGATATAG GATGGCAGACGATGGAAACATTGTGTTCTTTGCAAAAAATGTGTAA
- the ZCCHC4 gene encoding rRNA N(6)-adenosine-methyltransferase ZCCHC4 isoform X1 yields MAAAAGPERPRPAALALLGPAPGAPCCPHGPALLFVKTSQGKEEGRRFYACSACRDRKDCNFFQWEDEKVSEARLAAREEYNRSQQPCFTHRQNVDRYKNFVLLPLSKRRFCQECQQLLLPAEWKKHSDHQLLCDITTAQLKNPSQLLYPLENKKTNAQYLFTDRSCQFLLNLLIDLGFRRVLSVGTPRLHEMIQSKASQEEEFNVRGLLLDIDFRYSQFYTEDEFCHYNMFNHHFFGGEAARETCRKFLCEENGERVIMVADPPFGGLVEALASSFKKLMAMWSETEKEGHDNREMPMFWIFPYFFESRILDFFPSFSMMDYQVDYDNHALYKHGKTGRRQSPVRIFTNLTPSMIVLPEEEGYRFCSVCQRYVSSGNQHCEICNSCTSKDGRRWKHCVLCKKCVKPSWFHCNNCKCCTLQQHSCEKTDSGCFVCGKAGHKRSACPSLSRSRAACQPDKKKGQKTRKRIKMGICKRLAVKHAIFSKRKVKNKKKKT; encoded by the exons atggcggcggcggcgggcccgGAGCGGCCGCGGCCCGCAGCGCTCGCCCTGCTCGGGCCGGCGCCCGGCGCGCCCTGCTGCCCTCACG GTCCTGCACTTCTGTTTGTGAAGACCAGCcaaggaaaagaggaaggaagaagattCTATGCTTGTTCGGCTTGTAGGGATAGAAAGGATTGTAACTTTTTCCAGTGGGAAGATGAGAAG GTGTCAGAAGCTAGACTTGCAGCACGTGAAGAATATAATAGAAGTCAGCAGCCTTGTTTTACACACAGACAGAATGTGGACAG GTACAAGAATTTTGTTCTGTTGCCATTATCAAAGAGGAGGTTTTGCCAGGAATGCCAGCAATTGCTTTTGCCAGCAGAATGGAAAAAACATTCAGATCACCAGCTCCTGTGTGATATCACCACTGCCCAGCTGAAAAATCCAAGTCAGCTTCTGTATCCGCTGGAGAATAAAAAAACAAATGCACAGTATTTATTTACAGACAGAAGTTGCCAGTTCCTACTGAATCTCCTTATAGATTTAGGATTCAGACGAGTCCTCTCTGTTGGAACACCCAG GCTTCATGAAATGATCCAGTCAAAAGCATCACAAGAAGAAGAATTCAATGTTAGAGGCCTTCTGCTAGATATTGATTTCAG GTATTCACAATTTTACACAGAGGATGAATTTTGCCACTACAACATGTTCAATCATCATTTTTTTGGTGGAGAG GCTGCACGTGAAACTTGCAGGAAATTCTTGTGTGAAGAGAATGGTGAAAGAGTCATTATGGTAGCTGATCCCCCATTTGGAGGTTTAGTGGAAGCACTGGCTTCTAGTTTTAAAAAACTGATGGCAATGTGGAGTGAGACAGAAAAAGAAG GTCATGACAACAGAGAGATGCCCATGTTCTGGATATTTCCATACTTCTTTGAGTCTCGcattcttgactttttcccgaGCTTCAGTATGATGGATTACCAG gtAGACTATGATAATCATGCACTGTATAAACATGGCAAGACAGGTCGTAGACAGTCTCCTGTCCGTATTTTCACAAACCTTACCCCCAGTATGATTGTGCTTCCTGAAGAAGAGGGATATAG attttgcAGTGTATGTCAACGATATGTTAGTTCTGGTAACCAGCACTGTGAGATATGCAATTCATGTACATCAAAA GATGGCAGACGATGGAAACATTGTGTTCTTTGCAAAAAATGTGTAAAGCCCT CTTGGTTTCACTGTAACAATTGCAAGTGCTGCACtcttcagcagcacagctgtgagAAGACTGACAGTGGCTGTTTCGTTTGTGGCAAGGCAGGTCACAAGCGCAGTgcctgtcccagtctgtcccgcAGCAGAGCAGCTTGTCA ACCTGACAAAaagaaagggcagaaaactcgaaagagaataaaaatggGGATCTGTAAAAGATTAGCTGTGAAACATGCTATATTCTCCAAGAGGAAAgtaaagaataagaaaaaaaagacatga